In Elephas maximus indicus isolate mEleMax1 chromosome 25, mEleMax1 primary haplotype, whole genome shotgun sequence, the genomic stretch ACAAATGACAAGCGTGTCTTAAGAACCAGGAAGTATGCTCAGCTAACGCTGTACCTGAATTTCAagaataaaggaaggaaaaatcagtaaagcaaaagtcagttgccatcgagccaatttccATTcacggtgactccacgtgtgtcagagcagaactgtgcttctttaggttttcaatggctgaccttctggatgtagattgccaggcctttcctctgaggtgcctctgggtagacttgaacctccaactttttggatagcagttgagtgtgttaactgcaccacccagggacttcaaaggaaggaaagagtCCCAATTTCCACTTGTCCCCCACCATCCCTCCAGTGGGTCAGCAAGGCAGGCATGTTACCAGTCCCATTTGGCATGAAAGGACTGAGGCCTGGCTTGAATAAGGCGGCCCAGGTGGCCCAGCCTCCACTCCAGTTCTCTCTCCTACACAGCCTGCTGACCCCCACCCACCCCGCTCCCTGAGGAGCCTCTCTCCTCCCTGGTCACCTCCATCCCTGCGAAGTGGGGCTCTAGTGACagctataaaaataaaagctCACCCGGCCCAGCTCCTTGGCCCACAGACTCACCTCTCAGACAGCCCAGCTGGGCTGGCCCCAGGCAGGTTTGCAGAAGTGCCTAAAAGCCCTGCCAGGCTGCAGGGCCCGGTGGAGCAGATGGTGACAGTGGTAGTGGGGGCAGAGAGGTTATTCGGGGTGGCACAGGGCATCTAGCTCCAGCGCAGCTGCTGACACACTCTGTGAGCTACATCAGGGGCTGACCCTCTCCGTTTCCAGAGGGTCCCCTTGGTGGATCACATATAGGGGGTGAGGGAGAAGGTTTGGAGATCACCGAGTCAGCAGAGCAGTTACTGCTCATTCCAAGGGCCTGGATCAAGCCTGTCCTGATACACACTGAGATTTCAGAGTTACAAGGAATAGGTCTGAGAAGGgcaggcagaatgttttcataacatcATATCTCCATGTGTTACCTCTGTAATTAAAATGAATTAAGAGAAATCCTTCCACTATATcggaaggaaaatatttttcctaAGCAAAGAGCAGGTCCTTCATTTTTGAGCTCATGGTCAATGGTGTTCACAAGACATTCTCAGACAAGGAAGCAGGGAGGCACCACTGAAATGCAGATCACAAAACAACTCATACAGATTGATTCTGTTTTGGCATATGTGTCAGTTAGAAAGAGATTCAGCTGCCAGTAACAGAAACCCAAAATGACAGAGACCTCAATATGCAgaggtttatttttctctcacataGACAAGTCCAGGCAGGCAAGGGCTGATATGATTCCACCTCCATCGAGAACCCAAGTGCCTTTTATCTTTTGGTTTCACCTCTTGCAGCATGTGGCTTCCAAAATGCAATGTTCGTCtcatgattcaaaatggctgctGAAGTTCCAGCCATCACATCTGAGCTCCAGGCAGAAAGTAGCAAGAAGCAGGGATTGCGGGTAGGGGGAGGCAAAAAGGAATGTGCCTTACAGTTGAGCCAGCCTCCTCTTGAAAGAGCTTTGCCAGAAGCCCCACCTGCAACTTACATTTCTATCTCAATTGCCATCCCTAGCTGCAAGACAAGGTGGTAAGTGTAGTCTTTTAGTAAGGCAGTTGCTCCCAACTAGAAGAGTCCCATTGCTAAGGTGGAAAAGGGTATAATAAATACCGAATAGACAAGTTTAGccataacaagaaaaaaagtaaatgcaCATAGAATGAACATTCTGAAAGGAAACAGCAGCTGCCACATACTGAGTTCTCTCTACAATCACCCTTAGTGAATTAACCCAACAAATCTACAGAACACTGTGAGgagttttattatcttttttgtcACAAATTGGAAAACTCAGACCCAGTGAGGTGCGTTCACTTGCCACACATTGCATAGCCAAGAAATGGTGGAGTCAGAAGTAGAACGAATGCTAGCATTCAGGCTCTGAGCACATCAAGATGCTAATCACGTtcttaacaatttttttaatatcagtgaGCACTTATTACATGCTGCTCCTGCATTGAGTACATTGCACAGATTAACTCATTTAACGCTTATgtcaaccctatgaggcaggtactACCATTACTCCATTTTACAAAGaagcagaggcacagagaggtaaagtgactttcccaaggctACACAGCAAGGGTTCACAGTGTTTATTTCTGAATAGTAGAATTACAggtgctttttatttcctttttttattgataCTCTGCATTTTCCAACTCTTCTACCAAAATCGTGCATTGCTTGGAgaatcaaataaaaagaaaacacccCTCCAGAGGGTCCCATCTTCCACCTGCCCCTCCCCACACACCGCAGGCTGCTGGGAGGCCTGGCCCTGCTCTCTCCAGCCTGGCCTCTCTCCCTCCACGAAGCCCTATCCCCTGCAATCACTGCTCCCCAAAGAACTCTCCCTCGCTTGGCTCCACGCCTTTGCTCCTCCTATACCCTCCTCCTGGCATGCCCACCCCTTGGTTCCTGCCTGGTCAACAGCTCCCCTGTGGCTCCAGGCCCTGGGTCAGAGGCTTCTCGCCCACGAGGTCTCCTGGCCCGGCAGGCTGCCTTTCTGTGCGCTTCACTCAATGCACTTTGCCTCCTCCTGAGAGCCAAGGGGCCTGTTTTGTTCCTTCTACAAGCTTGTCAAGGGCTTTCTGGATGCCAGGCCCTAGCAGGGACACCCTCTCGCTCATATAAAAAACAACCTCCCTTGGCCCCTGCATGGGGGTCCTGCCCACCCCCTGACTTCCTCTCCCCCACTCCTCCACCCCCTGCTCTGTTTCTGCTCCAGcctccccctaccccccacccccccactccctacccccttccccacccccaccacccttccccacccccacccccagcttcaCCATCCTCCCCCCCTTACCGAGTTCACCCCTGTCTCAGGGCCTTTGTGCCTGCTGTTCCCGCTGCCTGGAACGCTCTCAGCACCCCTCCCTGTTGCCCTTTACCCCTTACCCCCGCTTTATTTTCTTCAAGGACTTTATCACAATCTGAAATTAGCTTGCCAATTTGCTAGCTTGTGCCTCATCcatcaaagagccctggtggtgcaacggttaaatgctcagctgctaaccaagaggcggcagtttgaatccacccagtggctccgcaggagaaagacctggcagtctgctcccataaaaaaaaaaacaaaaacacagcctaggaaatcctatggggcagttctgctctgtcacatggggtcgctatgagtcgggatcgatggcacctaacaacaacacactgtCTGTCTCAACCACCGGAACTTCAGCTCCAGGAGTGCAAAGACCATCTTGGGCCCACAGGAGATGCTTGATGGATAATGGCTGAATACCTGAGTGGAAGCAACAGGTACTATTCTTGGCTCACAGGTGAGAAAGCCCAAGTCACCTGTGAGGGAGGGACAGAGCTCAGGGCTTTTCTCTGGCCCCTTCAGAAGGCATACAAGTGCGGTTTGTCCGTCTCTTCACCCCACAGTGCAGTCAGGCAGAGGGGAAAGTGGCTGAGCTTAGGGCTCAGATGGACCTGGATTCGAATCCCAATTCTGCTGCTCTCTGGCAAGTAAGGTTCTCTCTTACAGCCTCAGGcccccctgcctccctgcctcggAGGACCCGTCTTCCCCAGCCTACCCTGATCTCCCCAGGGTGTGGCTGCCCCGGGCATCCCTCACTCCCCTGTGCAAGGCCCGGCCAACACTGTGTCAAAAAACCTCCCAAGGAGGGGCTGCTGGGACTTGGTCCATTGCCAGCTCCACCCTCCAAGACCTGGGTCACCCAGGAGGTCAGCCAGGCTGAAAAGggcttggcgggggggggggggggaggagtagCAGCAGGAAAACAGAGCAAATGGAAAGTTGGGTGGCCACGGGGGAGGCAGGAGGAGGCCTCTCAGGTTCAAATGTGAGGTGGAGGTTCAAATCTCAACTCAGCCACTATCCAGGTCTTTATGCAAGTGAGTTCACCtccctgtgcttcagtttccccatctggggAAGAGGGTGATAAATAGCACCAATGTCACTGGGTCAATATACGGATAAAGCCCACACAACAGCACCTGAGGCAGACAGAGCACTCAATAGCCAATAGCCACGGCTCGTCCCCACTCACACCTCGCCTAGCCGCCTAGCCTCGGTCTCTGCTCTGCGCCACCTCTGAAGGGAGGCCTTCCCAGACCTCTcgcccctccctgccccacttTCCTTCCTTCAGAGCCCTTGTCTTCACCTGTCACTCGTGTCTGTCTCTCCCTATAAACTGTCACCTTCACAAGAGAACATTCTCCATCCCGGTCACCACTTGTCCCCAGCACCCAGTATagggcttggcacacagtaggtgctcaaaaaatgcttgttgaaataaatgaaaaaataactgGGCAAATAAACATCTCATGATGAGGAAAACGCAGTCTCAGGAAGGTCTGTGTGGGACTGCAGGGAGAACACATTCTTAAGGTTTTAGGAGAAAGCTTCTCCCCTTCCACCCCCATTCCTCTggtctcccttctctctcccactCCAAATTCCGCCACGTCTAGGCTGTGCAACCTAGGACAGGTCacctcccctctctgagcctcagtttgctcgGCAGgaaaatgtcagtcacaaaagcttTGGCCTCCAAAAGGCTGTTAAGATGGTTCAGTTGATGAATGCACCCTCAGCCCAAGGCCCCAACTTGTTGGTGGTTCCAGCTTCCATTTCCTATACCcacttttttcctttgtaaaatcTGGATCAATGGTCCCCCTCGAGATTAGGCCACAGGGAAGACTGTAACATAACCAGGTGTAAGCATGTTTTGTCAATTCTCCTGTCCTGAGCAAACAATGGTTGGGGTTCTaggctccccacccccagctggaCATCGGATGCCCCATCTCCCTTGCTAGCCTCGGTGGTCAAATCCACTAAATGGGTCTGCGGTTAATATGACCAGCCTTCTCAGGCAGACAGAAGGATCTGAGCCAAGGGCCTGGagtggtgccttgcatgttgtAATCGCTCAATTCACAgccactattattattactatgcggaaaccctggtagcatagtggttaagtactacagctgctaacttaaaaagtcagcagttcgagtccaccaggcgctccttggaaactctgtggggcagttctactctgtcctatagggtcgatatgagttggaatcgactccacggaaatgaggggtttattattattatggagccctggtgacacagtggttaagcactcaagctgctaacagaaaggttggcagttggaacccaccagccactccacaggagtaagatgtggcagtctgcttcggtaaagactacagccttggaaaccctacaggacagttctattctgccctatagggtcactgtgagtcagaatcaactacagcaaagggtttttattattgttactcCCTGAGGCCCCTCTCTGGCATCCTGGGCTCCCCTTATGACCCTTCACCCCACCCCACTGTCTTTCTTGCTTCCAGATCTTTTAACGTACTGATCTCTCCTCCCTGCAAGCCCTTCCCCCCACACAGCCTAGGGATCCATCCCATGGGGTGGGAGTCACTCCATCTGTGGCATCTCCCCAAATCCTCTGGGCACAGCTCTGTCTCCAGTGCCCCCACACCAGGCCACCTAGGCCACCATTCAAGCCCTCAACCTGTTGATTAATTTTTCCCAGCCCTGTTCAGGGACAGTCAGATGGGCCCAGGTTCAAATTCCCTTTCTGTTCCTTCCAAACCGTGAAActgtgggcaagtcacttaattctGGCACCCGGGGTACCCGAACTTGGGGCAGAACAAAGAGCCCTCCAGGAAGGGCCCAGGATTTGGAGTTAGAGAGCGGGATTACAAACCTGGCTGTTGGCCCCAAACTCTCCTGGGAGATTAGGGAGTCAGACAGAGCTTTGTAACCAGCTGCATCCCTGCTGAACCTAGAGCATACAACCCCAGTTCtgtgggcctcaatttcctctttCAGAAAATAACACCTTCCAGGAGGTGCTTATGTGGGTTAAAGGAAGACGTGTGTGCGCGCACAACCACGTGTGTAGAACTGGGCACGGCGCTAGCTCCAAGGCAGCAGGGGCCTGGGGGTCACTGCTCAGCCAGGTGTTCCCTTCTTGCTTCCTTTGTCTCCCCTGCAAAATCAGTGGACAGAAGCCACCAGCTAACCCTCAGTGATAAAGGGGAGCACGGATTGATGATGTGTGGTGGGAGATTTAATTCTAAATTgtgacccctccccaccccagagaGACTGAGCCGCTTCCTTTCCTAGGTTCAGTCCCCCAGCCTTTGCCCCTTAGCACACTATGGGCAGCAAAGCCAATGTGCTATCGATGGCGCTGACAGACCCCACTGGGGCCTGGGGCTGGGCTGCCCGGGACAGGGAAGAGACCAGCTCAGGGCCACAGAGTGGCAGCGGCTGAAATGAGACCATGTGACTGACCACTGTCCGGCACAGCCTCACACCACAAATGGGAGACATCAGGGAGGCTGATCCTCAGCTCCGTAATGGTGGGGCCGAGTGTCACCACCTCTGTCCCCCGCCCCACCCCTGCCTCCCACAATAAAGGACACCCAGACCCCAAAGGGAAACCATATCAGCAGTTGCTCCAGACCCTTGGCAAGCCACACGGTGGAGCCCCCACCATGCCCCCATTCCTGAACTCCTCAGGGCAGGGGACCCTAAACCAGTCTCCTGTCCACAGAGACCTGATAGTCAAAGGCTGCTCTATGGCTATAAACACAAGCCTAATAATAGTACCACCTCCCCAAAGGTTGCTGTTTCAATGAGATGGGGCGGGTCAAGGGTCTACCGGAGCCTGGTCCCTGGCAAGCACTGGCCAGGCTCGGCTGCTGCAGTGAGGACTGGGATGCCAAATGCCAGGAGCCTCCCAGTGAAAAATAATAACAAGAGCAAAGACTTATATAACACCTCCCTCGTGCCAGGCTCCGTGGGACGCCCAACGTGTATCCGCTCACCCTCAATCTAGGTCCTGTCCGCTCAGGAATTCAGTCCAGGGAGGgaattggtgggggggggggcagtgagGAGGGGCGGGAGGGGCGGTTTCCGTCCCAGGGAGTCAGGGGCAGCAACTCCAGGTTCACACCTGGACTCAGCCACCTTCTCAAGCAGGTAAAGCCAGGCCTCAGTATCCACATCTGGGCCAAGAGGGCCCCTGATAAACCTCCTACCCCAAGGAAAAGGCACAAAACTGCAGGAACCCCCTCCCAGGACCTCCCTCTACCTGGCCGGCCTTCTTCCCTCCCCCGGCCAGGGACAGGCAAACACAGACTCTTCAAGCGcccctgttttaaaaaaaaaaaaaacacaaagtgttTTTAAACAGCCTGCCCCACTACACTGATCAAAAAAGCCTACCCCTGACTTGGGCCAAGCAGGACCAAGACCGGCACCCCCTCTTTCTGTGGCATCACAGGCCTGCCTGCCTAGCCCCCATAGTGGGGGATCATAGATCTCTGCCTCCCTCAAAACCCAGGCCTGGCACTAAGGACCAGAggtccctgcccctccccaagTGGACCTCTCAACCACCGGTCTCCAGCACCCAGGGGTGCTGAGTCACCCCAAAAGCCTGACCCAGCACTCTCCACCCCCAGGACCAGCACTCCCACCTCCAAGCTGACCTTGGGGGGCAGCCGGTTAAAAGCAAGCCCAGCTGCAACACCCCCACCCCGCCGCGAAAAAGCCAAAAATATTAGCAGCCCCCACAGAAACACAATCCCCCACACCAGAAAGCGAAAATCAAGTCAATccaaaataaaggggaaaaaaaatcaaaagccaaCTACTGCccccaaaaggcttttttttaaccagtctcaaaaaaaaaagtttattaaaagtgTTCTTACTTAATGCTTAAAACGGAAAAGATTCCCAAAATATACAGACTCCTCTTTTCTCATAGAAatagattattttttataatacaaaaaaaaaaaaaagaccaaaaaaacaaaaacaacagcaacaaccccgTAGGAACATCTTTAAGCGATTACTCAGGGCCCGGCTGACAGTTACACGTGGGTTGCGTCAGTCCCGTGTACACACGCGTCCAGCCATGTTTAAACCGATTGCATCAACTTCGAAACCGGCCCGCCCGCCGGCGCCGGGAGAGGGGGCAGGAGAGGAGAGAGTTTATCATTCATCTGTACACATAGACGTTTCTTCTTTAAATAACACCACAGGCGGGCGCCCCAGGTGCATGTGCGGTTGGTTTGGACAAAAATATAGAcagatatatataataaaatattaaaattaccgACGAGTCCCCGCGCTGCCAAGCGCCCCAGTGCCAAAGTTTTGCCGGCGCCACCAGGGGCGGGGGCGGGAGCGCGGGCGCGGGCGCTCCCGGGAGTCTCGGCGGCTGCGGCGCGCCCGGCAGCGCGGAGGCCGGCCGGCAGGGGGACGCGCGCGGGGGCCGCGCTAGCAGTGGCCGGAGGAGGCAAGCAGGGGCTCGGGCAGCTGCTTGAACAAGTTCCGCAGGGTGCTGAGCTCGCGCGACAGCTGCTCCACCTTCTTCTGCAGCCGCTCGTTCTCGGCCGTGAGCTCCAAGACCTTGTGCTGTGTCTCCAGGTTGCGCATCTTGGCCTTGTCGCGGCTCTTGCGCACGGCGATGTTGTTGCGCTCGCGCCGGATCTTGTACTCGTCGCTGTGCTTGTCCACGGTCTTCTTCGCCTTGCTCTTGACCTGCGAGGGCGCCGGCGCGGCCCCGGGGTAGCAGGCCGGAGGGGGCGCCTTGGCGTCGGCGGGGCTTGGCGTTCCGGGCGGGCTGGACGACGAAGACGTGGAGAGGCTCCCGCTGCTGCCGCTCGGCACCGCCTGGTAGCCGAGGTAGGCGCGCAGCGCGTACGGGAAGCCCGCCGCCATGCCTGCGGCGCCGCCGCCCGGCGCCCCAGCCTCCTCCTTCCGCTTGCAGTCCGCGGGCTCGAAGCCCGGCTCCACCTTGAGCTCGGCGGGCGGCGGAGGCGGGGGCGGTGGGTGCAGGGGCGCAAAGCAGCTGGGGTGCAGCGCCCCCTTGGCGGCCCCCAGACGCCCCAGGCTCACGTAGCCGTACTCGGCCGCCTTCTTGCAGTTCTTGCCCCCGTAATCGTCGGAGAAGAGATCGGAAAGGAAGTCGTGGTGCTGCCCGGAGGAGGCGGGCGCGGGGGCGGAGGCGGGCGCGGGCGGAGCCGCCTCGAAGGTGTCCGTGGCCGTGGCCGGCGCTGGGGCCTGCGGCGCGCCCAGCGGCTCCAGGTACGGGCTGAAGTCAATGGCGCGCTCGTGCTCGCCGATACTCCCCAGCTCGCCGGCGGGGGGGCGCGGCCCGGGCCTGGCCGCGGGGGGCGCGGGGGCCGCCTTGCCACCGTACGCAGCAGCCAAGCAGTCCGCCTCGTAGTAGAAGTTGGCCACTTCCATGGATTTAAAGGCAGGCGGCGGCGGCAGGGGGAGACATGCTGGGTCCCAGGCCACCAGGCGTTGCATGAACGCGGGTGCCCGGGGAGGGGGCCTGGGGCTGCCCGCTCCGGCCGGCCCGCAGGTGGCGCGGCCTCCTGGCTCCGAGCTGTCGCCGCtgtcgctgctgctgctgctactactgcCGCTGCCGCCGCTGCCGGAGTGGCCGCTATTAGTGCGGGGGCTGGCGACTGGACCCTCGGTTGGGTCCCCTTCCCGGTCCCGTGCGCGGCTCTGACTCGCTAAAGTTTCTCCCGAGCTCGGTTATTTATAAGGCGGCCCATGGCAACGGCTGCGTCACGCCTGGCAGCCGCCCCGGCCcctcccgccgccgccgctgggACGCGGAGGCCACGGCCACCCGAGACCCCCGAGAGGTCGGCGGCCGGGCGAGGAGGCCGGACCCGGACCACTAGCACGCCCTCCAGGGACCCCCAGCCGGGGGGGGGGAGACCTCACGCCCCCTGCCCACACCCACCTAGCAGTCCCCGGATTGGGAGCAAGAGGGGGAGGTGCGACCCCGCCCCCGGACCGCCCCCACTGGGCTGGCGGCTGCTCTGGAAGGGGGGAATCCGGGGAGGGGGCGACCCGATTGCCTTCCCCACCCCAAACACGGCCGCGGCCCGCCCCCTGCTGGAGGAGGCGGTGGTTTCAGGATTGGCCGAGCCCAGCCCCGACGCCCCACAAAGGGGGCGCTCCACAGGCGGGACCCTCGAGACCCCGACCCCTCCACGGGCCGTATCTCTAAAGCCCTTTCCGGGGCTCAGCCCCTGCCCTAAATTTGCCCTATATCCCCAGCTGTTTGAAAAAGGAGATTCCACATTCGTGGCGACTCGCCTCTTAAAAGCACTGCAGATACGCGGACCTTCAGGTGGGGATGTGCTGGGCCGCGCTCTTCTGGGGCCAAGGCCTAGATCCGGCTGCGCCCCTCCCCAGCCCCGCCCACCGCACCTGCCCGCCCCCTTAAGCCACACCCGCGTCTTTGCccgccccacccaccccacccccgacCTGGGACTCGGGAACGTATGGCGGGGGTGCTGGGCTCTACCACACTGTGTGACCGTGGGCGAGTCACTTCACGTCGCGCCTAGTCCATGTAAGCCTGTCGTTATTAACGTTATTCCCAAACATAAGGCTTAAGTTTTAAGACCGCTGGGCCCCCCATGGGAGAGAAAGGCACTCTCAGTAGAGGGTACAGAGGAGGCCCAGAAGGAACATGGCACGCCCGGGGTCACACAGCCTCATGGCCTCCATTCATCTCCAAAGAAAAGCCCTTGTCCCAGTGCCCTAAGACCTATTTGCCAACCTAGaagccaaaaggagccttggtgtttactgaaaggtcagcagttcgaatccaccaaacgctccttggaaactctatatggggcagttctactctgtccgatagggtctctGAAtccgaattgactccatggcaacaggtttagaggCCAAAAAGCCTTCTGTTTTCGAGGATCGGGGGTGAGGGGGGTTGTGAGGCCGCCTGCTGGGGGGCATGCAGGAGAGAGAAGGGACCTTCGCCATTTTACGCAAGTCCCTACTATGCGATCAGTGGACCTGGGACTCACTTTTTCACCTAAGAGCCCTGCCCAGGCAGGTGCTCTTCTGCCCTCATTTCACAGAAAGGGAACTGGGCCAGGAGTTCAtactggattt encodes the following:
- the CEBPB gene encoding CCAAT/enhancer-binding protein beta, giving the protein MQRLVAWDPACLPLPPPPAFKSMEVANFYYEADCLAAAYGGKAAPAPPAARPGPRPPAGELGSIGEHERAIDFSPYLEPLGAPQAPAPATATDTFEAAPPAPASAPAPASSGQHHDFLSDLFSDDYGGKNCKKAAEYGYVSLGRLGAAKGALHPSCFAPLHPPPPPPPPAELKVEPGFEPADCKRKEEAGAPGGGAAGMAAGFPYALRAYLGYQAVPSGSSGSLSTSSSSSPPGTPSPADAKAPPPACYPGAAPAPSQVKSKAKKTVDKHSDEYKIRRERNNIAVRKSRDKAKMRNLETQHKVLELTAENERLQKKVEQLSRELSTLRNLFKQLPEPLLASSGHC
- the LOC126067222 gene encoding translation initiation factor IF-2-like; the protein is MATAASRLAAAPAPPAAAAGTRRPRPPETPERSAAGRGGRTRTTSTPSRDPQPGGGRPHAPCPHPPSSPRIGSKRGRCDPAPGPPPLGWRLLWKGGIRGGGDPIAFPTPNTAAARPLLEEAVVSGLAEPSPDAPQRGRSTGGTLETPTPPRAVSLKPFPGLSPCPKFALYPQLFEKGDSTFVATRLLKALQIRGPSAPPGQGFLSALLAVSPVPGTQKVLHD